One Pygocentrus nattereri isolate fPygNat1 chromosome 23, fPygNat1.pri, whole genome shotgun sequence genomic window carries:
- the LOC119262274 gene encoding uncharacterized protein LOC119262274 produces MNVYEDAPSGSRMEMSECVKTEDVYQTLHHPPPVKNPNPTHEPVRGCRIKTVLMVFNTLLLIVILILIGIFTANQLQSAEVNKPEPQSADVKETKASGKDSEREELWRLHDDVFYLFWEAEGNCSEALKFCKDRNSEIATTSGRDRFDHWIFLDESFHHPANPDHEGPMPQRASPTISHCLYAKVLERRLQPTFEPQIEEEQ; encoded by the exons atgaaTGTTTATGAGGACGCGCCGTCGGGGAGCAGGATGGAGATGTCTGAGTGCGTGAAGACGGAGGACGTGTACCAGACTCTCCACCATCCTCCTCCAGTGAAGAACCCAAACCCAACACACG AGCCAGTGAGGGGCTGCAGGATAAAGACTGTGCTGATGGTCTTCAACACTCTGCTATTGATCGTCATCCTGATATTGATCGGAATCTTCA CTGCAAATCAATTACAAAGTGCTGAAGTGAACAAGCCAGAACCACAAAGTGCTGATGTAAAGGAAACGAAAGCCTCTG gtaaggacagtgagagagaggagctgtGGCGTCTCCACGACGATGTGTTTTATCTGTTCTGGGAGGCTGAGGGGAACTGCAGCGAGGCCCTGAAGTTCTGTAAAGATAGAAACTCCGAAATTGCCACCACTTCAGGCAGGGATAGATTTGATCACTGGATATTTCTCGATGAATCTTTTCACCACCCTGCAAATCCTGATCACGAG GGGCCAATGCCACAAAGGGCCTCCCCCACtatctcccactgcctatatgccaaggtgctggaaaggagacttcaACCAACatttgaacctcagattgaggaggaacaataa